In Shouchella patagoniensis, the following are encoded in one genomic region:
- a CDS encoding YveK family protein gives MEETISLKEIFQTLKQRWKILILIPLLAMLVSALATTFFITPMYERESQLLVNQTVGNGELRQADVRTNIELIDTYSDIITSPIILNQVIEEEGLDQTVNELKNMISIGSQNNSQVVLVTVESPSPEEATVLVNRIANVFQQQIPEIYSVEDNVTILSEAEVGESPSPVSPNLILNIAIAFVVGLMAAVGLSFLLEYLDTTIKNEKDIEKVVGLPVLGAISNMDNIDSSKKTS, from the coding sequence ATGGAAGAAACAATTAGTTTGAAAGAGATATTTCAAACATTAAAGCAACGATGGAAGATACTCATCTTAATTCCTTTACTGGCGATGCTTGTTAGTGCACTAGCAACCACTTTTTTTATTACACCGATGTATGAGCGGGAATCACAATTGTTAGTGAACCAAACAGTAGGTAATGGCGAATTGCGACAAGCTGATGTACGGACAAATATTGAACTTATTGATACATATAGCGATATCATCACTAGTCCAATCATTTTAAACCAAGTGATTGAAGAAGAAGGCTTGGATCAAACCGTTAATGAATTAAAAAATATGATCTCGATTGGCAGCCAAAATAACTCTCAAGTTGTCTTGGTCACTGTAGAATCGCCTTCACCAGAAGAAGCGACTGTGCTAGTAAATCGCATTGCGAACGTCTTCCAACAACAAATTCCTGAGATTTATAGTGTGGAAGATAACGTCACTATTCTCTCAGAAGCAGAAGTAGGAGAAAGTCCATCGCCTGTTAGTCCTAATCTTATCTTAAATATTGCAATTGCTTTTGTAGTAGGGCTGATGGCAGCAGTTGGTCTTTCATTTTTACTTGAGTATTTAGATACAACAATTAAAAATGAAAAAGATATTGAGAAGGTTGTTGGTTTACCTGTGCTTGGTGCAATCTCCAATATGGATAATATTGATTCGTCAAAGAAGACGTCATAG
- a CDS encoding DNA alkylation repair protein, producing the protein MNKNKSTEIKRSSKAENILTQINSKTKLGDLRKIAKDIKKDHELAMELWSSGEFLPRLLAILIMDKKLLSQDVLNKLDKDMQTHTFDERNNLMDWLMANQLTKNKMNIALMELWENSPSALQRRAFWYFQGRLRWTGQTPPDNNADLLSAIEAKITEEEPEVQWAMNFTAGWIGVYDEKYRARCIKLGEKTGLYKDEMVSKGCTPNYLPGFITIEVNKRMNN; encoded by the coding sequence ATGAATAAAAATAAAAGCACAGAAATAAAACGCTCATCAAAAGCAGAAAACATTTTAACTCAGATTAATAGTAAAACTAAACTAGGCGACTTACGAAAAATCGCGAAGGACATCAAAAAAGATCACGAACTAGCTATGGAACTTTGGTCAAGCGGAGAGTTTTTGCCGAGACTATTGGCAATCTTAATTATGGACAAAAAACTTCTTTCACAAGATGTACTAAATAAGCTTGATAAGGATATGCAGACACACACATTTGATGAGCGAAATAACTTAATGGATTGGTTAATGGCTAATCAGCTCACCAAAAACAAGATGAACATTGCATTGATGGAGTTATGGGAAAATAGTCCTTCTGCTCTTCAAAGGCGAGCTTTCTGGTATTTTCAAGGGCGATTGAGATGGACTGGACAAACACCGCCTGATAACAACGCAGACTTACTATCTGCAATTGAAGCTAAAATTACGGAGGAAGAACCGGAAGTTCAATGGGCTATGAATTTCACCGCAGGCTGGATAGGCGTTTATGATGAAAAGTATCGAGCACGTTGTATTAAACTTGGTGAGAAAACGGGTCTTTACAAAGATGAAATGGTATCAAAAGGATGTACTCCCAATTATTTGCCGGGGTTCATTACGATTGAAGTTAACAAACGAATGAATAATTAG
- a CDS encoding LCP family glycopolymer transferase, whose protein sequence is MKKKLALKVIGLIFGLVFLVILGVAAYWINDIRTTANNMYTPLENREGSSPLREKAVAEGEPLSILLAGVDHTPGREEDVVGRSDTIVLMTLNPAEGTTKMLSIPRDTRTEIVGRGTTEKINHAHAYGDAQMLIDTVENAFDIPIDHYASINMEGFTRLINAFGGVNVYNDLSFSMNGTQFNEGNIHLNGEDALLYSRMRYEDPRGDAGRANRQRDIIEALMDEAASLSSITKAGEILDVLDTTVRTDLSLGDMWSYQSDYRAALNEIEQIEISYTGQTIDSLWYAIVADEEKARVRNEMRSHLELDV, encoded by the coding sequence ATGAAAAAGAAACTCGCTTTAAAAGTAATCGGTCTTATCTTTGGGCTCGTATTCCTCGTTATTCTAGGTGTAGCTGCTTATTGGATTAACGATATCCGTACAACTGCAAACAACATGTATACGCCCCTTGAAAACCGCGAAGGTTCATCACCACTCCGTGAAAAAGCCGTTGCAGAAGGCGAACCACTATCCATCTTACTTGCAGGTGTGGACCACACACCAGGACGAGAAGAGGATGTTGTCGGCCGATCTGACACCATTGTATTAATGACGCTAAATCCAGCTGAAGGAACAACAAAAATGCTCTCGATTCCCCGTGATACACGGACTGAAATAGTCGGTCGAGGTACAACCGAAAAAATCAATCACGCTCATGCTTATGGCGATGCGCAAATGCTCATTGATACTGTAGAAAATGCCTTTGATATTCCAATTGATCATTATGCAAGCATTAATATGGAAGGATTCACGCGTCTCATTAATGCTTTTGGCGGAGTCAACGTTTACAATGATTTGAGTTTTTCTATGAATGGTACACAGTTTAACGAAGGAAATATCCACTTAAACGGTGAAGATGCATTACTCTATTCCCGTATGCGTTATGAAGATCCTCGTGGCGATGCAGGACGTGCCAACCGCCAGCGCGACATCATTGAAGCGTTAATGGATGAAGCAGCTTCGCTTAGTTCCATTACAAAGGCCGGAGAAATTTTAGATGTGTTAGACACGACCGTACGCACTGATTTATCCCTAGGCGATATGTGGTCTTATCAATCTGACTACCGTGCCGCACTTAATGAGATTGAACAAATTGAAATTAGTTACACGGGTCAAACAATTGACTCCCTCTGGTATGCGATTGTTGCTGACGAAGAAAAAGCACGCGTCCGCAATGAGATGCGTAGCCATTTAGAGCTAGACGTTTAA
- a CDS encoding MFS transporter, with the protein MSRFSRSFKALWAGEVISEFGGAAAAIINGLILFELTGSREWMGALWLVYFLPSLLLQGISAPFLNYVAKETVLRRVQLIRACAYIVPFLSLLSGVDALTITGLIALQCVLGLLAPIYASLSFSLLPEICEEKVLVEANGVLDGTLRVMSVLAPGVTALLLMVMPMHGVYILSALLFVLSYFALANIPTTGTKLKPNWSKRFWISEMKDGFNAFVRAPQLLRLALLSSTVQFAVGATMVLSIPFIRMELDGAQWEYALFAAAFPAGYVLGTILLAYVPKTEVMMYIGLVCGGLSFVLLFFVQSVPLAWGCELFGGVAFPLFNAQSAALFQRLAPRNRLAQISAVRLLIFRATMPLGILFASWTSLGLTTRSTYAVAGSIIVLPGIYYLAKAFYHQGKGDKGHSDVQSSNEKRESNVI; encoded by the coding sequence ATGAGTCGCTTTTCCCGTTCATTTAAAGCGTTATGGGCTGGAGAAGTTATTTCTGAATTTGGTGGAGCAGCAGCGGCGATTATTAATGGATTGATTTTATTTGAGTTGACAGGGTCAAGGGAATGGATGGGAGCATTGTGGCTTGTCTATTTCCTCCCATCATTACTGTTGCAAGGGATTAGTGCACCGTTTTTAAATTATGTTGCCAAAGAAACGGTTCTAAGAAGAGTCCAACTGATTCGAGCATGTGCGTACATTGTTCCTTTCTTGAGCCTTTTATCGGGAGTGGATGCACTCACCATTACGGGGTTAATTGCCCTGCAATGTGTGCTCGGTTTACTTGCTCCAATCTATGCGAGTTTGTCTTTTTCCCTCCTTCCCGAAATTTGTGAAGAGAAGGTACTGGTAGAAGCGAATGGTGTGTTGGATGGCACATTGAGGGTTATGAGTGTGCTCGCTCCAGGTGTGACCGCTTTGTTATTGATGGTCATGCCCATGCATGGGGTGTATATTCTGTCCGCGCTACTGTTTGTACTTAGTTATTTTGCCCTGGCTAACATACCAACTACCGGGACGAAGTTAAAACCAAATTGGTCAAAACGATTTTGGATTTCTGAAATGAAAGATGGGTTTAACGCTTTTGTCAGAGCACCGCAATTGCTGCGTCTTGCTTTGCTCTCATCCACTGTTCAATTTGCTGTTGGTGCAACAATGGTGTTAAGCATTCCGTTTATCCGAATGGAGCTTGACGGTGCACAATGGGAGTATGCGTTATTTGCCGCTGCTTTTCCGGCGGGTTATGTTCTTGGTACGATTTTACTCGCGTACGTTCCGAAAACGGAAGTGATGATGTACATCGGATTGGTGTGTGGTGGTCTTTCTTTTGTTCTCCTCTTTTTTGTGCAGTCGGTTCCGCTTGCATGGGGATGCGAACTTTTTGGAGGGGTTGCTTTTCCTCTCTTTAATGCCCAAAGTGCTGCTCTTTTTCAACGACTGGCACCACGAAATCGACTTGCCCAAATAAGTGCGGTTAGGCTTCTTATCTTTAGGGCAACGATGCCACTTGGGATCTTGTTTGCCTCATGGACTTCACTCGGATTGACGACTCGTTCAACCTATGCTGTTGCAGGAAGTATCATTGTTTTGCCTGGTATCTATTATTTAGCGAAAGCATTTTATCATCAAGGCAAAGGAGACAAAGGGCATAGTGATGTTCAAAGCTCAAACGAGAAGCGGGAAAGTAATGTGATTTAA
- the uvrA gene encoding excinuclease ABC subunit UvrA, translating into MNGMIKIRGARENNLKNISLDIPKHQLIVVTGPSGSGKSTLALDLLQRECQRQYLESSVGSADSIARPDVDSIDGLSPSIGVHQQQANRNPRSTVGTVTDLYTYLRNVFQKRGTRFCTSCGTSITPPIDDTVAVCCSNCGQKHEPFTKADFSFNTPSGACPTCSGLGTTVEIKKSAVFSFDKSLEEGAISIWNGAVLAYYTSIYEAAKKHYGLPSDANKPLSEYSEAEMDLLAYGVESSELNKHFPGIKPPKTAAKGKFEGILTGMWRRYQEKGGESSEAPYFIPTRCTDCHGDRLKQETRTVIVCGRTLPQLSNISLQELSEWITHTQKHFSDADDSLLNSVLYDLKTKVNRILHVGLGYLSLDRNSVTLSGGESQRLRLASILGSGLTGVLYLLDEPTAGLHPKDTAGLIHIMKQLRDLGNTVLVIEHDPHVIAEADHVIDIGPGAGRFGGEIVGQGTLEQLKSQPTSITGTYLKEASSLQGSNRTGNGHWVKLIEASKHNLKNVTTAIPLQTLVSISGVSGSGKSTLVFDVLAQAKEDHIDGCRMIEGAEQIHSIIQVGQTPISRMQRSNIATFMDLFTQLRKVFANHSAAKAAGFTAKSFSFNTPGGRCDRCEGLGVVDLDMHFLSHLQVTCPVCKGKRFKEEVLEVTFEGYSIADMLALRIEESLSLFTNQKKLHDLLTLLCEVGLGYLQWGQALTTLSGGEAQRIKLAKELSKKTSGHTMYLLDEPSAGLHPTDIKKLFVLVNKLVDAGNTVIMVEHNIDLIAASDWVIDMGPEGGTAGGTVVASGKPETVAQSKASSTAVFLRS; encoded by the coding sequence ATGAACGGTATGATCAAAATTCGCGGTGCACGGGAAAATAATTTAAAAAATATCTCTTTGGATATACCAAAACATCAGTTGATTGTTGTCACAGGTCCTTCTGGATCTGGAAAATCAACACTCGCTCTAGACTTGTTGCAAAGAGAGTGCCAAAGACAGTACTTAGAATCTAGCGTCGGCTCGGCGGATTCAATTGCTAGACCTGATGTCGATTCAATTGATGGACTATCCCCATCAATTGGAGTGCATCAACAACAAGCCAATCGCAATCCTCGCTCAACCGTCGGAACGGTAACCGATTTGTATACGTATTTGCGTAATGTCTTTCAAAAAAGAGGTACGAGATTTTGTACATCATGTGGAACCTCAATCACTCCGCCTATTGATGATACAGTAGCGGTTTGTTGCTCAAACTGCGGCCAAAAACATGAACCTTTCACAAAAGCAGATTTTTCCTTTAACACTCCAAGTGGAGCCTGTCCTACATGTAGTGGTCTCGGTACAACAGTTGAAATTAAGAAATCAGCGGTATTTTCTTTTGATAAAAGCTTGGAAGAAGGCGCGATTTCCATATGGAATGGTGCTGTCCTAGCTTATTATACGTCCATTTATGAAGCAGCAAAAAAACACTACGGCCTTCCAAGTGATGCAAACAAACCTCTGTCCGAATACAGCGAAGCAGAAATGGATTTGTTAGCTTACGGTGTTGAAAGCAGTGAACTAAATAAGCATTTCCCTGGGATAAAGCCTCCTAAGACGGCCGCAAAAGGGAAATTTGAAGGGATCCTGACAGGAATGTGGCGCCGTTACCAAGAGAAAGGAGGCGAATCAAGTGAAGCACCCTACTTCATTCCGACTCGCTGTACCGATTGCCATGGTGACCGTCTAAAGCAAGAGACGCGAACCGTCATTGTATGCGGGCGTACCCTTCCCCAACTTTCAAATATTTCCTTACAGGAACTCTCTGAATGGATTACACATACCCAGAAACATTTCTCAGATGCAGACGATTCTCTTTTAAATTCAGTCCTCTATGACTTAAAAACAAAAGTAAACCGCATCCTTCATGTGGGTCTTGGTTATTTATCACTTGATCGTAACTCAGTCACTTTGTCAGGCGGTGAATCCCAACGCCTTCGACTCGCTTCCATTCTTGGGTCAGGCCTTACAGGTGTATTGTATTTACTTGATGAACCTACAGCAGGACTTCATCCCAAAGACACAGCTGGGCTTATTCATATCATGAAGCAACTACGTGATCTTGGTAACACGGTACTCGTCATTGAGCATGATCCACATGTTATCGCCGAAGCAGACCATGTCATAGATATTGGACCTGGGGCAGGACGGTTTGGTGGTGAAATCGTAGGACAAGGAACACTTGAACAACTTAAAAGTCAACCAACATCGATTACAGGTACTTACTTAAAAGAAGCAAGTTCACTTCAAGGAAGCAACCGAACCGGCAATGGTCATTGGGTTAAATTGATCGAGGCGTCTAAACACAATTTAAAAAATGTCACAACCGCAATTCCATTGCAGACGCTAGTCTCTATTTCTGGTGTATCTGGTTCAGGAAAATCAACCCTTGTGTTTGATGTGTTAGCTCAAGCAAAAGAGGACCATATCGATGGGTGTAGAATGATTGAAGGTGCAGAACAGATCCATTCCATTATTCAAGTGGGGCAAACTCCAATTAGCCGAATGCAACGTTCAAACATCGCCACTTTTATGGACTTGTTCACACAACTACGGAAAGTATTTGCAAATCACTCTGCGGCAAAAGCGGCGGGCTTTACAGCAAAGAGCTTTTCTTTTAATACTCCAGGAGGCAGATGTGACCGTTGCGAAGGACTTGGTGTTGTTGATTTAGATATGCATTTTCTTTCCCACCTTCAAGTTACGTGTCCCGTGTGCAAAGGGAAGAGATTCAAAGAAGAAGTGCTTGAAGTCACGTTTGAAGGCTATTCAATTGCCGATATGCTTGCCCTTCGAATTGAAGAAAGTTTATCTTTATTTACAAATCAAAAGAAACTCCATGACCTCTTAACCTTGTTATGTGAAGTCGGACTCGGTTACTTACAATGGGGACAGGCCTTAACCACTTTATCTGGTGGAGAAGCACAACGCATCAAGTTAGCAAAGGAATTAAGTAAGAAAACATCCGGACACACGATGTATTTGCTTGATGAGCCTTCAGCGGGTTTACACCCAACAGATATAAAAAAGTTATTTGTTTTAGTTAACAAACTTGTTGATGCAGGCAATACAGTCATAATGGTTGAACATAACATCGACTTAATTGCTGCATCTGATTGGGTAATTGATATGGGACCAGAAGGCGGAACTGCCGGTGGGACTGTCGTTGCAAGCGGTAAACCAGAAACCGTTGCCCAATCGAAAGCATCTTCGACTGCTGTTTTTTTACGTTCATAG
- a CDS encoding carbohydrate ABC transporter permease translates to MKLTFKKTNYSPGELSSGGKLLTYAGLIVVLFLFLFPVAWMVFTSLKSLEQIVSEPLSIFPTTWNWSNYLEVFQNHPFSTYLWNTSWYTIVTVVGTVFFSAFIAFGFARFRARGQTFLFALLLSTMMLPQQVVMIPQYLLFNTIGWVDSYLPLTVPMIAGSAFLIFLLRQFYLGLPKELDEAVTIDGGGYFTIFFRIILPLSLPAMATAAIIEFMYRWNDLMGPLIYLNSQELYPLSLGLANFTAAYAATPWQLLMAASVMAVLPPLILFFFAQKYFIQGVVISGTKG, encoded by the coding sequence ATGAAGTTGACATTTAAGAAGACCAACTATTCCCCCGGAGAACTATCAAGCGGCGGCAAACTTCTTACGTATGCCGGACTCATTGTTGTCCTCTTCTTGTTTTTATTTCCGGTAGCTTGGATGGTGTTTACGTCACTAAAGTCACTTGAACAGATTGTATCTGAACCGTTATCTATTTTTCCCACTACCTGGAATTGGTCCAACTATCTTGAGGTATTCCAGAACCATCCGTTTTCAACCTATTTATGGAATACATCATGGTATACGATCGTTACCGTTGTTGGGACCGTCTTTTTCTCAGCATTTATTGCCTTCGGGTTTGCCCGTTTTCGTGCAAGAGGGCAGACATTTCTTTTCGCCTTGTTGCTTAGCACAATGATGTTGCCGCAACAAGTTGTGATGATCCCTCAATACTTGTTGTTTAATACAATTGGTTGGGTTGATTCCTATTTACCACTTACGGTGCCAATGATCGCCGGGAGTGCTTTTCTCATCTTTTTATTACGTCAGTTTTATCTTGGCTTGCCAAAAGAGCTTGATGAAGCGGTCACAATCGACGGCGGAGGTTACTTTACAATCTTCTTCCGCATCATCTTACCTTTATCGCTACCAGCAATGGCAACGGCGGCCATTATTGAATTTATGTACCGGTGGAATGATTTAATGGGTCCACTTATCTACTTAAATTCACAAGAGCTTTACCCACTCTCACTTGGCTTAGCTAACTTTACAGCAGCATATGCTGCAACGCCGTGGCAGCTATTAATGGCGGCATCTGTCATGGCTGTTCTACCACCACTCATTCTGTTCTTCTTTGCACAAAAATACTTTATCCAAGGTGTTGTGATATCTGGGACAAAAGGATAA
- a CDS encoding MerR family DNA-binding transcriptional regulator produces MRYHRPVDIARKLNISTSAMRHYESWGIIPLPERSKSNYRLYTDVHLAYFRCTRALSNGFGFACTVDILRKMTQGQTSEALWIVNAEQAKLNHEKSVTEQTLTLLRDPDLSPIEDKKLRAHMTIGEAATLTDVSPSAIRHWEQEGLIKPERSPDNGYRLFTPMHIRQILIIRTMRPTVYFLEDMKEIVHSVERHSMDAAQKVTERTLHRLDERNRLQYVGVRELVNLCEIVGAWRVGETN; encoded by the coding sequence ATGAGGTATCATCGGCCTGTTGATATTGCGCGTAAACTGAATATAAGCACGAGTGCGATGCGTCATTATGAATCGTGGGGCATTATCCCTCTACCAGAACGTTCAAAGTCAAACTATCGTTTATATACAGACGTTCATTTGGCGTATTTCCGTTGTACTCGTGCCTTATCAAATGGGTTTGGTTTTGCTTGTACAGTTGATATTCTGCGCAAAATGACACAAGGGCAAACGAGTGAGGCTCTCTGGATTGTAAATGCCGAACAAGCAAAGCTAAACCATGAGAAATCAGTAACTGAACAAACACTAACATTACTTCGAGACCCGGATCTGTCACCAATTGAAGACAAAAAGCTCAGAGCTCATATGACAATTGGAGAGGCCGCCACTTTAACGGATGTCTCACCTTCAGCGATTCGCCATTGGGAACAAGAAGGACTAATTAAACCAGAACGGAGCCCAGACAATGGATATCGCTTGTTTACACCAATGCATATTAGACAAATCCTCATCATTCGGACGATGCGCCCAACCGTTTATTTTCTTGAGGATATGAAGGAAATTGTGCATTCAGTGGAGCGCCATAGTATGGATGCTGCCCAAAAAGTAACGGAACGAACGTTGCACCGTTTAGATGAACGCAATCGTCTCCAATATGTAGGAGTAAGAGAATTGGTTAACCTGTGTGAGATAGTGGGTGCGTGGAGAGTGGGCGAAACAAACTAA
- a CDS encoding CpsD/CapB family tyrosine-protein kinase, with protein sequence MARAQKSRNKKQIQKKRQLIADVNRHSPITEQYRTIRTNIAYSAVDKEVKSILVTSAGPGEGKSTTASNLAVVMGQNGHSVLLIDADMRKPTAHYTFNLMNNRGLTNVLTRQQKLQDVIQETQIENVALLTCGPIPPNPAELLNSKMMELMLQEALEVFDSVIIDTPPVMAVADAQILSNKVDGTIIVTSSGRTDRDELEKTKANLLKANANLLGVVLNNKPVDEKTYYYYQ encoded by the coding sequence ATGGCACGCGCGCAAAAGTCAAGAAACAAAAAGCAAATTCAAAAGAAAAGGCAATTGATTGCTGACGTGAATCGACATTCACCGATTACAGAACAGTATCGGACGATTCGTACAAATATTGCATATTCGGCTGTTGATAAAGAAGTGAAATCGATCCTAGTCACCTCTGCAGGGCCAGGTGAAGGAAAATCAACAACGGCATCGAACTTAGCTGTTGTCATGGGACAAAACGGTCATAGTGTTTTATTAATCGATGCAGATATGCGAAAGCCAACGGCTCATTATACGTTTAATTTAATGAACAACCGGGGACTAACAAATGTGTTGACTCGCCAACAGAAATTACAGGACGTCATTCAAGAGACACAAATAGAAAATGTGGCATTATTGACTTGTGGACCAATCCCGCCAAACCCAGCGGAACTATTAAACTCAAAAATGATGGAGCTTATGCTGCAAGAGGCATTAGAAGTATTTGATTCCGTTATTATTGATACGCCACCGGTAATGGCTGTTGCGGATGCGCAAATCCTATCAAATAAAGTGGATGGTACGATTATTGTGACATCGAGTGGACGAACGGATCGAGATGAGTTGGAAAAAACAAAAGCAAACTTGTTGAAAGCGAATGCGAATCTCTTAGGTGTGGTATTAAACAATAAACCTGTAGATGAAAAAACTTATTATTATTATCAATAA
- a CDS encoding tetratricopeptide repeat protein, with product MPTLADALTLRRKGDLEQSNTVIGQLVDDEPTNAVLHYQYAWSFDILGKEAKAAPHYEQAIQLGLSGKDLEGAYLGLGSTYRTLGQYDQAIQTFTNGLKSFPDNKALHTFLAMALYNTNRHAEAMELLLNALAFTSNDPNIQEYKKAILFYSDKLDQTWMD from the coding sequence ATGCCCACTCTGGCAGATGCATTGACACTTCGAAGGAAAGGAGATCTGGAACAGTCAAATACAGTCATTGGTCAGCTTGTCGATGACGAACCAACAAATGCCGTCCTTCACTACCAATATGCTTGGAGTTTTGACATTTTAGGAAAAGAAGCAAAAGCAGCACCACATTATGAACAAGCGATTCAACTCGGACTTAGCGGCAAAGACCTTGAAGGAGCTTACTTAGGACTTGGGAGTACTTACCGCACACTTGGACAGTATGACCAAGCGATTCAGACGTTTACGAATGGGCTTAAATCGTTTCCAGATAACAAGGCCCTACACACATTTCTTGCGATGGCATTATATAATACAAACCGGCATGCCGAAGCAATGGAGCTGTTATTAAACGCACTCGCCTTCACTTCAAATGACCCCAACATCCAAGAGTACAAAAAAGCGATTCTTTTTTATTCCGACAAACTTGACCAAACGTGGATGGACTAA
- a CDS encoding ArsR/SmtB family transcription factor, whose protein sequence is MDMDMHYVPEEVERAELIVETSPVWELILSISGFTYKQLRHTFELDQAWTNAKITSSLKRDLETIQQTNVWQGLIMLQDKLSAKTVQQFSNGMKQLSNDTFYEVMLPYKSRKEEALRMQAIDSLAARKEFAACFSSHEFLEGYVEALCRYSRIELMDLMDSVLFGWEKVVAAEPDWSKWQQLLKQEQDQHKQLAEANVEEQIERITGVRYLPEPGVWTIKLIPHVSYRPWVLEKRSAETKLFFYPLSEDYFREKGKPSNELVRGHKALGDDIRLQLLYQLYVGPASLAELSERFKMSKTTLHHQLSLLKAARFIKVDKGVYRANPAKVDLFSRKLEQFLGEVK, encoded by the coding sequence ATGGACATGGACATGCATTATGTTCCTGAAGAGGTGGAACGAGCAGAGTTAATCGTCGAAACATCACCAGTATGGGAATTGATTCTTAGCATTTCCGGTTTTACGTACAAGCAATTACGACATACATTTGAACTTGATCAGGCTTGGACTAATGCAAAAATTACTTCTTCTTTGAAGCGCGATTTAGAGACTATCCAACAAACAAATGTATGGCAAGGGTTGATTATGCTTCAAGATAAGCTATCAGCGAAGACAGTTCAACAATTTTCGAACGGAATGAAACAGTTAAGTAACGATACTTTTTATGAAGTGATGTTACCTTATAAATCACGCAAAGAGGAAGCACTACGGATGCAGGCGATTGACTCGTTAGCAGCAAGGAAAGAGTTTGCAGCTTGTTTTTCAAGTCATGAATTCCTTGAAGGCTATGTGGAGGCTCTTTGTCGGTATTCCAGAATAGAGCTAATGGATTTAATGGATTCTGTTCTATTTGGTTGGGAGAAGGTAGTTGCCGCTGAACCAGACTGGAGTAAGTGGCAGCAGTTATTAAAACAAGAACAAGATCAGCATAAGCAACTAGCGGAGGCAAATGTGGAAGAACAGATCGAACGAATTACGGGTGTACGTTATTTGCCTGAACCAGGTGTATGGACAATAAAGTTAATTCCACATGTGTCGTATCGTCCGTGGGTATTAGAAAAAAGATCTGCTGAAACCAAATTGTTTTTCTATCCCCTTAGTGAAGATTATTTTCGGGAGAAAGGAAAGCCTTCAAATGAGTTGGTGCGTGGTCATAAAGCGTTAGGGGATGACATTCGATTACAATTGCTCTATCAATTATATGTAGGTCCTGCTTCTCTGGCAGAATTAAGCGAACGTTTTAAGATGTCTAAAACGACACTCCATCATCAGCTTTCATTATTAAAAGCAGCAAGGTTCATAAAAGTAGATAAAGGAGTGTACAGGGCAAATCCAGCAAAGGTTGATTTATTTTCGAGGAAATTGGAGCAGTTTTTAGGAGAGGTGAAATGA
- a CDS encoding tyrosine-protein phosphatase — protein sequence MIDIHSHILAGIDDGAKTLDDSLLMAEKAVEEGITKIIATPHHQHPNFQNEGPSVIEAVANLNKELIKQDIPLEVLAGQEVRLYGEMRQDLKLGAALSLANSKYVLIELPTNQIPAYTTRLLYEVSSEGYIPVIAHPERNKVFLESPDKLYELIKNGALGQLTTSSLTGYFGKEIGTFSRQLIEANLVHVLASDAHNLANRTFRIQEAFTLLEDEYGQSYTYAFQENAQLLASDKHLFLEPPERVVKKRKKRFGLF from the coding sequence GTGATTGATATTCATAGCCATATTCTTGCTGGAATTGATGACGGCGCGAAGACATTGGATGACAGTTTATTAATGGCAGAGAAAGCTGTTGAAGAAGGCATAACGAAGATTATTGCCACACCGCATCATCAACATCCAAACTTCCAGAATGAAGGGCCCTCAGTTATTGAAGCGGTTGCTAACTTAAATAAAGAATTGATAAAGCAAGACATCCCCCTAGAAGTACTAGCTGGCCAAGAAGTTAGGCTTTACGGAGAGATGCGCCAGGACTTGAAGTTAGGTGCTGCGTTAAGCTTGGCAAATAGCAAGTATGTCCTTATTGAATTACCAACTAATCAAATACCAGCATATACGACAAGGCTGCTCTACGAAGTTAGTTCAGAAGGGTATATACCCGTTATTGCTCATCCGGAGCGAAATAAAGTATTTTTAGAGTCGCCCGACAAATTATATGAACTGATTAAGAACGGTGCGCTTGGTCAGCTGACAACATCAAGTTTAACTGGCTATTTTGGCAAAGAAATTGGAACGTTTAGTCGCCAATTAATTGAAGCAAACTTAGTACATGTTCTTGCTTCTGATGCCCATAATCTAGCTAATCGCACGTTTCGAATTCAAGAAGCGTTTACGTTGCTTGAAGATGAGTATGGACAATCGTATACATACGCGTTTCAGGAAAATGCGCAGTTACTGGCGAGTGATAAGCATCTTTTTCTTGAACCGCCTGAACGAGTTGTGAAGAAAAGGAAAAAACGATTTGGTTTGTTTTAA